The Bacteroidia bacterium genome includes a window with the following:
- the mazG gene encoding nucleoside triphosphate pyrophosphohydrolase, giving the protein MSEMERKLKELERLLGIMNELREKCPWDRKQTPETLRTLTIEETYELSDAIMEGDQEKIKKELGDLLLHIVFYARIGEEQKAFDIGTVTHFLCEKLIQRHPHIYGDVQVKDEHQVKENWEKIKLKEKESQTAAGFKSVLAGVPLSLPALVKSWRIQEKARAVGFDWERPEQVWEKVEEEIQEVKEEVNKGDVRRIEEEIGDLFFALVNYSRFVGVNPEDALERTNRKFIRRFQYMEKKLSETNKEMSAMSLAELDVLWNEAKVL; this is encoded by the coding sequence ATGTCGGAAATGGAACGCAAACTGAAAGAATTGGAGCGGCTTCTTGGGATCATGAATGAGTTGCGGGAGAAATGCCCCTGGGACCGGAAACAAACACCGGAAACGCTTCGCACCCTTACCATCGAGGAAACCTATGAACTCTCCGATGCTATAATGGAAGGCGATCAGGAGAAGATAAAAAAGGAGCTGGGCGATCTTCTGCTTCATATCGTGTTTTATGCACGCATCGGAGAGGAGCAGAAGGCTTTTGATATCGGCACGGTGACCCATTTTTTATGTGAGAAGCTCATTCAGCGCCACCCGCACATTTACGGGGATGTTCAAGTGAAGGATGAGCACCAGGTGAAGGAGAACTGGGAAAAGATCAAACTGAAGGAAAAAGAGAGTCAGACGGCCGCCGGATTTAAATCCGTGCTGGCGGGGGTTCCCCTATCGCTGCCGGCCCTTGTAAAGTCGTGGCGAATCCAGGAGAAGGCCAGAGCAGTGGGGTTCGACTGGGAGCGGCCGGAACAGGTATGGGAAAAAGTAGAAGAGGAAATACAGGAGGTGAAGGAGGAAGTGAATAAGGGCGATGTTAGGAGAATAGAGGAAGAGATCGGAGACCTGTTTTTCGCCCTGGTGAATTATTCCCGCTTTGTGGGCGTGAATCCGGAGGATGCACTGGAGCGAACCAACCGGAAGTTTATCCGGCGTTTCCAGTACATGGAGAAGAAGCTCAGCGAAACGAACAAAGAGATGTCCGCCATGTCGCTTGCGGAGTTGGATGTTTTATGGAACGAGGCGAAGGTTTTGTGA
- a CDS encoding acyloxyacyl hydrolase — protein MRFVLWLFFIPVISTAASGTDSLCFSVIGHYGFILPHSPSMSYIIPSHIYGAEVNVFRRTGGERDWERTFGYPETGLHFFFIDLQNPGVTGRGFALDPYLQFPLFTGKSLRLHLKTGAGIGYLTEKFDRIENHKNVTIGSHINAFADIRLSAAIQWSGSYRTDVGIGFAHFSNGAWTVPNLGFNCITLNMGLAVTRYPVTKKGEPPLPDRQIRYWLRILGGVNETMPPGGKKYFPHLLSFNAHMALGNISTITGGIELLNNPARIRKLELDSTPISYNENFQAGLKIGHEVTVGPVSLVVEMGAYVYNPYPIAGPLFHRIGVHYRFSQLWTYNMTLRTHWAQADNFEFGLSRLINPGP, from the coding sequence GTGCGTTTTGTGCTGTGGTTATTTTTCATTCCTGTTATTTCTACTGCTGCAAGTGGAACTGATTCGCTGTGCTTTTCCGTAATCGGACATTACGGATTCATCCTTCCCCATTCTCCCAGCATGAGTTACATTATTCCTTCACATATTTACGGGGCTGAGGTGAATGTTTTCCGGAGAACCGGCGGAGAAAGAGACTGGGAACGCACCTTTGGTTATCCTGAAACAGGACTTCACTTCTTTTTTATTGATCTGCAGAATCCGGGTGTCACCGGGCGGGGGTTTGCCCTGGATCCTTACCTGCAATTTCCGCTTTTCACAGGCAAAAGCCTACGCCTTCATCTAAAAACAGGTGCCGGAATCGGTTACCTCACCGAAAAGTTCGACCGGATTGAAAACCATAAGAATGTAACGATCGGATCTCATATCAATGCTTTTGCCGACATCCGACTCAGCGCCGCCATCCAGTGGAGCGGGAGTTACCGTACGGATGTGGGAATAGGCTTCGCACATTTTTCCAATGGTGCATGGACGGTTCCCAACCTTGGGTTTAACTGTATTACCTTAAACATGGGACTGGCCGTAACGCGATATCCTGTCACGAAAAAGGGAGAACCACCGCTTCCCGACAGGCAAATTCGTTACTGGCTGCGTATATTGGGAGGTGTTAACGAGACCATGCCGCCGGGCGGGAAAAAGTATTTTCCTCACCTGCTCTCTTTTAATGCACACATGGCACTGGGGAATATTTCCACCATTACCGGAGGTATTGAACTGCTGAACAATCCTGCACGTATCCGCAAACTGGAATTGGATTCAACCCCAATTTCCTATAATGAGAATTTCCAGGCCGGGTTGAAAATCGGACATGAAGTAACCGTTGGGCCTGTTTCGCTGGTGGTAGAAATGGGCGCCTATGTATACAACCCCTACCCCATCGCCGGTCCTTTATTTCACCGGATCGGGGTTCATTACCGGTTCTCCCAACTCTGGACATACAATATGACCCTGCGAACACATTGGGCGCAGGCGGATAATTTTGAATTCGGACTTTCCCGGCTCATCAATCCCGGACCATAA